Proteins encoded in a region of the Veillonella parvula genome:
- a CDS encoding DMT family transporter, whose translation MAKKGLIYALLSALLFSTMNVFVKLLGTNIPPGEIAFARGFFGTVAVLIIMYVKGIRFSKEDRGLLVMRGLYGGFGMVCNFIALVHIKLSDATILFQTTGIFVFIFSALFLKESIPKGAGKWLGVILIAVLVMVNPFSYESFSWYALVAILGAALAAAAYTTIRTISKRGKHSNFEIMAYFMITGMIAGLVTTDKLVMPQGTDWLIIFAIGGISVVAQFFLTGAFVTTNAVVAQFLQYVGVFISSFYGFLIFGESLSIATVGAGIAMFISSVMLARLKEQSGPLREGKVIEDKIK comes from the coding sequence ATGGCTAAAAAGGGCCTTATATATGCATTGTTATCCGCACTTTTATTTAGTACGATGAATGTATTTGTAAAACTGTTAGGGACAAATATTCCACCTGGGGAGATCGCTTTTGCCCGTGGGTTCTTTGGGACTGTTGCGGTGCTCATTATTATGTATGTGAAGGGCATCCGTTTTTCAAAAGAGGATCGGGGGCTCCTCGTCATGCGTGGCTTATACGGCGGTTTTGGTATGGTATGTAATTTCATAGCATTGGTACACATAAAATTATCTGATGCAACAATTCTATTTCAGACGACAGGAATATTTGTTTTTATCTTTAGTGCTCTGTTTCTGAAGGAATCGATACCTAAAGGGGCTGGCAAATGGCTTGGAGTCATTTTGATTGCTGTCTTAGTAATGGTAAATCCTTTTAGTTATGAATCATTTTCTTGGTATGCATTGGTAGCAATTTTAGGTGCTGCTTTAGCTGCGGCGGCCTATACGACGATACGAACTATTAGTAAACGCGGAAAACATAGTAATTTTGAAATCATGGCCTATTTCATGATTACTGGCATGATTGCGGGCCTCGTCACTACTGATAAGCTCGTTATGCCTCAAGGTACAGATTGGCTCATTATCTTCGCTATCGGTGGTATTAGTGTAGTGGCTCAGTTTTTCTTGACTGGCGCCTTTGTTACGACCAATGCTGTAGTGGCTCAATTCTTGCAATACGTTGGCGTATTTATTAGTTCCTTCTATGGGTTCTTGATCTTTGGTGAAAGCTTATCCATAGCAACAGTAGGAGCTGGTATTGCTATGTTTATATCCTCTGTCATGTTGGCGCGTCTTAAAGAACAGAGTGGTCCATTAAGAGAGGGCAAGGTTATAGAGGATAAAATTAAATAA
- the mscL gene encoding large conductance mechanosensitive channel protein MscL: MKDFLNDFKAFAFKGNMMDLAIGMIIGAAFTALVNSVVNNLFMPILSVFTGGIDFSNLYLPLSTGSKDAFMSGADIATARAAGSVLPYGTFITDLIQFLILAFVVFLMVRGLAKMMKSAKEEEVAEAPATKECQFCKSEININAVKCPNCTADLN, translated from the coding sequence ATGAAAGACTTTCTAAATGACTTTAAAGCATTTGCTTTCAAAGGCAATATGATGGACCTAGCTATTGGTATGATTATTGGTGCTGCTTTCACAGCATTGGTTAATTCTGTTGTAAACAACCTATTCATGCCTATTCTCAGTGTATTCACAGGTGGTATTGATTTTAGTAATTTGTACTTGCCATTGAGCACAGGTTCTAAAGATGCATTCATGTCTGGTGCTGATATTGCTACAGCTCGTGCAGCTGGATCTGTATTGCCATATGGTACATTTATTACTGATTTGATTCAATTCTTGATTTTGGCATTTGTTGTATTCTTGATGGTTCGTGGTTTGGCTAAAATGATGAAATCTGCGAAAGAAGAGGAAGTTGCAGAAGCACCTGCAACGAAAGAATGTCAATTCTGTAAATCTGAAATCAATATCAATGCAGTTAAATGCCCTAACTGTACTGCAGATTTGAACTAG
- the thrC gene encoding threonine synthase — MNYTSTRGTVTVNETYALLHGLAEDGGLYVPSLFPTNCLTYNDVKDKNYQEVAAVVLAKLFPCFSEAHLNEMINSAYCDANFSTRDIAPLHSLLEKVSVLELFHGRTQAFKDMALSLFPYLLVAAKEAEGEKKEVLILTATSGDTGKAALEGFKDVPGTHIQVFYPTDGVSPMQAEQMQKQEGENVNVTAIHGNFDDAQQFLKRLFVDKATAEEVAEKGIMFSSANSINIGRLAPQVVYYVNAYAELVAQGAIHEDEAFNVVVPTGNFGNILAAYYAKKMGIPIGKLICASNQNNVLTDFFENGTYDMNRPFYTTISPSMDILESSNFERFLYYISGEDSERTVGWMKDLKTTGKLTVNEEEFKRVKTDFAGAYVDDEETKAIIEQVYNSYGYVMDPHTAVAMGAYMKELEKHPEDGARHIVIASTAHPFKFPTPICEALDIKVGETPYESLDNISAVTGVAFPKQLEALQSKPLRFTKAIDKENMKQEILDFVDTFSK; from the coding sequence ATGAATTATACTAGCACCCGAGGTACCGTTACGGTAAATGAAACATATGCATTGTTGCACGGCTTAGCAGAGGATGGTGGCCTATATGTACCATCTTTATTTCCTACAAACTGCTTAACTTACAATGATGTGAAAGATAAAAACTACCAAGAAGTAGCAGCCGTTGTTTTAGCAAAGTTGTTTCCATGCTTTTCCGAAGCTCATTTAAATGAAATGATTAATTCTGCTTATTGCGATGCTAACTTCAGCACCCGTGATATTGCACCATTACACTCTTTATTGGAAAAGGTTTCCGTATTGGAATTATTCCATGGCCGCACACAAGCTTTCAAAGATATGGCCTTGTCCTTATTCCCATATTTGTTAGTGGCAGCTAAAGAGGCGGAAGGTGAGAAAAAAGAGGTTCTTATCTTAACGGCTACCTCTGGTGATACTGGTAAAGCAGCTCTTGAGGGCTTCAAGGATGTACCGGGAACTCATATTCAAGTATTCTACCCGACTGATGGCGTTAGTCCTATGCAAGCGGAACAAATGCAAAAACAAGAAGGGGAGAATGTTAATGTTACGGCTATTCATGGCAATTTTGACGATGCTCAACAATTCTTGAAACGCCTCTTTGTTGATAAAGCGACTGCTGAAGAGGTTGCTGAAAAAGGGATTATGTTCTCCAGTGCGAACTCTATCAATATTGGTCGTTTAGCTCCACAAGTAGTTTACTATGTAAATGCCTATGCTGAACTGGTTGCACAAGGTGCAATCCATGAAGATGAAGCTTTCAACGTTGTAGTTCCAACAGGTAACTTCGGTAATATCTTGGCTGCTTACTATGCTAAAAAAATGGGGATTCCTATCGGCAAATTGATTTGTGCATCTAATCAAAATAACGTACTTACTGACTTCTTTGAAAACGGTACCTACGATATGAACCGCCCATTCTATACGACGATTTCTCCATCTATGGATATTCTTGAATCCTCTAACTTTGAACGATTCTTATATTATATTTCTGGTGAAGATAGCGAACGTACAGTAGGATGGATGAAAGATCTTAAAACAACAGGCAAATTAACTGTTAATGAAGAAGAGTTCAAACGTGTTAAGACTGATTTTGCTGGTGCCTACGTTGATGATGAAGAAACAAAAGCAATCATTGAACAAGTATATAATTCTTACGGTTATGTAATGGATCCTCATACGGCAGTTGCTATGGGGGCGTATATGAAGGAGTTGGAGAAGCATCCTGAAGATGGCGCTCGTCATATAGTGATTGCATCTACAGCACATCCATTTAAATTTCCTACACCAATCTGTGAGGCATTGGATATCAAGGTGGGCGAGACTCCTTATGAAAGCTTAGATAATATCTCTGCTGTAACGGGTGTTGCCTTCCCTAAACAATTGGAAGCCTTACAATCCAAACCATTGCGCTTTACAAAAGCAATCGACAAAGAGAATATGAAACAAGAAATCTTAGATTTTGTAGATACATTCTCTAAATAA
- a CDS encoding glutamine--tRNA ligase/YqeY domain fusion protein, translating to MEHKDIEKDVAPEEVVSVNFIEAIINKDNETGKYGGRVLTRFPPEPNGYLHIGHAKSICLNFGIGKQYNGLTNLRFDDTNPVKEDVEYVNSIMEDVKWLGFDWNEQPRYASDYFDQMYEYAKKLITLGKAYVDDQSADEIKQNRGDFSTPGVNSPYRERSVEENLALFEEMKAGKYKDGEKVLRAKIDMAHPNIVMRDPVIYRIVNTEHHNTGNEWKIYPMYDFAHPIEDAIERITHSICTLEFEVHRPLYDWVLEEWDDTEIPQQIEFARLNVTKMVMSKRKLRALVEAGLVAGWDDPRMPTISGLRRRGYTPESIRDFCDRIGVAKADSVVDIALLEFCIREDLKLKATRPMVVIDPVKVVITNYPEGQTELCTVENNPENEELGNREVVFGREIYIERNDFMEEPVKKFFRLAPGKEVRLKGAYFITCTDVIKDENGNITEIHCTYDPETKSGSGCTRKVKGTLHWVEASTAVDIESRLYDYLLKEDSDGKDFLGDFNHDSLQVFHSKGEACLANTVPGDHFQFLRQGYFVTDKDSTSDHIVMNRIVGLRDSWAKAQKK from the coding sequence TTGGAACATAAAGACATTGAAAAAGATGTAGCTCCTGAAGAAGTTGTATCTGTTAACTTTATTGAAGCTATTATCAACAAAGATAACGAAACTGGCAAATACGGTGGCCGTGTATTGACTCGCTTTCCACCAGAACCAAATGGTTACTTGCATATTGGACATGCTAAATCTATTTGCCTCAACTTTGGTATTGGTAAACAATACAATGGCTTAACAAATCTTCGCTTTGATGATACAAATCCTGTAAAAGAAGATGTCGAATATGTAAACTCCATCATGGAAGACGTTAAATGGCTTGGATTTGATTGGAATGAACAACCACGCTATGCATCTGATTATTTTGACCAAATGTATGAGTATGCTAAGAAATTAATCACCCTTGGCAAGGCTTATGTAGATGATCAAAGTGCAGATGAAATTAAACAAAATCGCGGCGATTTCTCTACTCCTGGTGTCAATAGTCCATACCGTGAGCGTAGTGTAGAAGAAAACTTGGCACTCTTCGAAGAAATGAAGGCTGGCAAGTATAAAGATGGGGAAAAGGTATTGCGTGCAAAAATCGATATGGCGCATCCTAATATCGTAATGCGTGATCCTGTTATTTATCGTATTGTAAATACAGAGCATCATAATACGGGTAATGAGTGGAAAATTTACCCTATGTATGATTTTGCCCATCCTATTGAAGATGCTATTGAACGCATTACGCATTCTATTTGTACATTGGAATTTGAAGTTCACCGGCCATTATATGATTGGGTGTTAGAGGAATGGGATGATACTGAAATTCCTCAACAAATTGAGTTTGCTCGCTTGAATGTAACTAAAATGGTTATGTCCAAACGTAAATTGCGTGCTCTTGTTGAGGCAGGCCTTGTAGCTGGTTGGGATGATCCCCGTATGCCGACAATTTCAGGTTTGCGCCGCCGTGGTTATACACCGGAATCTATTCGTGATTTCTGTGATCGCATTGGTGTAGCGAAGGCGGATAGCGTTGTTGATATTGCTTTGCTTGAGTTCTGTATCCGTGAAGATTTGAAACTCAAAGCTACACGCCCTATGGTAGTTATTGATCCTGTGAAAGTTGTTATTACGAACTATCCAGAAGGTCAAACTGAACTTTGCACAGTTGAAAACAATCCAGAAAATGAAGAGTTGGGTAACCGTGAAGTTGTATTCGGTCGTGAAATCTACATTGAACGCAATGACTTTATGGAAGAACCAGTTAAGAAATTTTTCCGCTTGGCACCAGGTAAAGAAGTACGCTTAAAAGGTGCATACTTCATTACATGTACTGATGTTATTAAAGATGAAAATGGCAATATTACAGAAATACACTGTACATATGATCCAGAAACTAAGAGTGGTAGCGGTTGCACTCGTAAGGTAAAAGGGACATTGCACTGGGTTGAAGCATCTACTGCAGTAGATATTGAATCTCGCTTATATGATTATTTACTTAAAGAAGATTCGGATGGTAAAGACTTCTTGGGCGATTTCAACCATGACTCCTTACAAGTATTCCATAGTAAAGGGGAAGCATGTCTTGCTAATACTGTACCAGGTGATCATTTCCAATTCTTGCGTCAAGGTTACTTTGTAACTGATAAAGACAGTACTTCAGACCATATTGTGATGAACCGTATTGTTGGTTTACGCGATAGTTGGGCTAAGGCACAAAAGAAATAA
- a CDS encoding Dyp-type peroxidase has product MAVDVSRTQDVYKDAGQSVNFTTLLLNRKDHEAELEVIQDMADRIQAIKRSVSIRANGEGLGIAFGFSRKAWDYLFPNAPVPKELEDFQGIKGDKQDVPAVAADLFLHVCSNDESVTYTVVDQIMEFLRPITSVVDETHGFHYEQGRAIIDFVDGTENPVGQEAVEWGVIGDEDPEFTNGSYAFAQKYEHDLDAWRALPTEMQEKFIGRRKFSDIELEDDEKDPAAHNVVAQDNRDDEEHKIVRMNVPFAQPGHGVRGTFFIGYARYWDVTKTMLTNMFTQNDKLLDYSKPITGMLFFIPSLDTLDAIAEGEL; this is encoded by the coding sequence ATGGCAGTAGATGTTTCTAGAACACAAGATGTGTATAAAGATGCTGGACAAAGTGTCAACTTCACCACTTTGTTGTTAAACCGTAAAGATCATGAGGCAGAGCTTGAAGTGATTCAAGATATGGCAGATCGTATTCAAGCCATTAAACGTTCTGTTAGTATTCGCGCTAATGGGGAAGGTTTGGGCATTGCCTTTGGCTTTAGCCGTAAGGCATGGGATTATTTGTTTCCTAATGCACCGGTACCAAAAGAGTTAGAAGACTTCCAAGGCATAAAAGGTGATAAACAAGATGTACCAGCTGTAGCAGCTGACTTATTTTTGCATGTCTGCTCTAATGATGAATCTGTTACGTATACTGTAGTAGATCAAATTATGGAGTTCTTACGCCCTATTACATCTGTTGTAGATGAAACCCATGGCTTCCACTACGAACAAGGTCGTGCGATTATTGATTTCGTTGATGGTACGGAAAACCCTGTTGGCCAAGAGGCTGTAGAGTGGGGCGTTATTGGTGATGAAGATCCTGAATTCACTAACGGCTCTTATGCATTTGCTCAAAAATATGAACATGATCTTGATGCATGGCGTGCACTTCCTACAGAAATGCAAGAAAAATTCATTGGTCGTCGTAAATTTAGCGATATTGAATTAGAGGATGATGAAAAAGATCCGGCAGCTCACAATGTAGTGGCTCAAGATAATCGTGATGACGAAGAACACAAAATCGTTCGTATGAATGTTCCATTTGCTCAACCAGGACATGGCGTACGTGGTACATTTTTCATCGGTTATGCTCGTTACTGGGATGTAACTAAAACAATGCTTACCAATATGTTTACGCAAAACGATAAATTGCTTGATTACTCCAAACCTATTACTGGCATGTTATTCTTCATCCCATCTCTTGATACATTGGATGCTATTGCGGAAGGTGAACTATAA
- a CDS encoding ATP-dependent nuclease gives MYIKWMHIENYRNLADVTLSFHNDINYFVGENAVGKSNFLDLLEIIMECHGFIESDFTDVNKPIRIDFEISLGELNYKSMYTADEGPTYRLRLEQVVQEVYPRLYRVTDAGIEPMPLSMIRHALYVCHRDTSEQELFSIPSSIYVELGQLLQAYVSRLEMPTDDFQREIVSLRKDLDPYCMLNIQHLVEVLSTSSAMERKCSADNVRLIMAVALKILAQIYMKVSSATTNLESLLVYDAKGYKFLPIFISVDEPELHLSPYLQRAVLNYYRQIATNENEEFLALLRDIFKIDGLLGQLFVVTHSTDALVDDYRHIIRLYRDENNMVCAACGVTFNFPKEVEKHLIMHFPEAKEALYARCIIIVEGETEYGSFTGFGKKLGVDFDYFGICLINARGESSISKLQKLFNRFSIPTVALYDRDVEGKYAKAHSNIFYTEEICFEMDFVSYLLAMHKRSIMDAIIKDIIDDARPMVTKDMARRGYAKLGITKSQIVQRCLPNISDRKLDDLHIYYFSWFYANKGVIVGRRISQFLDASMIPPAFIAVIERAKLLSLGLG, from the coding sequence ATGTATATAAAATGGATGCATATTGAAAACTATAGGAACTTAGCCGATGTAACGCTAAGCTTTCACAATGATATTAATTACTTTGTCGGTGAAAATGCGGTAGGTAAGTCTAATTTTTTAGATCTCTTAGAAATTATCATGGAGTGCCATGGTTTTATTGAAAGTGATTTTACGGATGTAAATAAGCCTATTCGCATTGATTTTGAAATATCTCTAGGTGAGTTAAATTATAAAAGCATGTATACTGCTGATGAGGGACCTACCTACCGTTTACGACTTGAACAAGTTGTACAAGAGGTATATCCACGATTATACAGAGTCACTGATGCAGGGATTGAGCCTATGCCGTTGTCTATGATTCGTCATGCTTTATATGTGTGTCATCGCGATACCTCAGAGCAGGAACTGTTTTCTATACCGTCCTCTATATATGTAGAATTAGGACAGCTATTACAAGCTTATGTGTCTCGATTAGAAATGCCTACTGATGATTTTCAGCGTGAAATTGTTAGTTTACGTAAGGATTTAGATCCTTACTGTATGCTCAATATTCAACATCTTGTAGAGGTATTGTCTACATCCTCCGCTATGGAACGTAAGTGTTCTGCTGATAATGTACGATTGATTATGGCTGTGGCTCTCAAGATTTTGGCTCAAATTTATATGAAAGTGAGTAGTGCAACTACAAATTTAGAATCTTTACTTGTATATGATGCAAAGGGATACAAGTTTTTACCAATCTTTATAAGTGTGGATGAGCCTGAGCTACATTTAAGTCCGTATTTGCAACGGGCTGTGCTCAATTATTACCGTCAAATTGCAACTAATGAAAATGAAGAGTTTTTAGCATTGCTGCGAGATATTTTTAAAATAGATGGATTGTTAGGACAGCTCTTTGTGGTTACTCACAGTACGGATGCGCTAGTTGACGATTATCGTCATATTATTCGGCTTTATCGGGATGAAAATAATATGGTCTGTGCAGCGTGTGGAGTTACTTTCAATTTTCCTAAAGAGGTAGAGAAACACTTGATTATGCATTTTCCTGAGGCAAAAGAGGCTCTATACGCTCGGTGTATTATCATCGTAGAAGGGGAGACTGAGTACGGTAGCTTTACAGGCTTTGGTAAAAAATTAGGCGTGGACTTTGACTATTTTGGAATCTGTCTTATCAACGCTCGGGGCGAGTCCTCTATCAGTAAATTGCAAAAATTGTTTAATAGATTCTCTATTCCTACAGTAGCTCTCTATGATCGCGATGTAGAGGGAAAATATGCAAAAGCACATAGCAATATATTCTATACGGAGGAAATTTGTTTTGAAATGGATTTTGTATCGTATCTACTTGCGATGCACAAGCGTTCCATAATGGATGCCATCATCAAGGACATTATTGATGACGCTCGTCCAATGGTAACAAAGGATATGGCGCGGCGTGGTTATGCTAAATTAGGTATTACTAAAAGCCAAATTGTACAACGATGTTTACCAAATATTTCGGATCGTAAGTTGGATGATTTACATATCTATTACTTCTCTTGGTTTTATGCTAATAAAGGAGTAATTGTAGGGCGACGTATTAGTCAATTTTTAGATGCTTCCATGATACCACCTGCATTTATTGCAGTAATAGAGCGTGCTAAACTTCTTTCGCTAGGCTTAGGTTAA
- the moaA gene encoding GTP 3',8-cyclase MoaA, protein MKDAWGRTIEYVRLSLTDACNFCCPYCRPAEITPQSQTQLLSVDEWMTILGAFHHIGVKAVRLTGGEPLLYPHIEELLGRIKESGWFEDISMTTNGSLLASRAQRLKKFGLNRVNISLDSLETEAFATCVGKTGQLESVLDGIRSAINANFKSVKINTVLSRYWSDDEVKSLLQYVEKWPVVWRFIEYMPFQGDAFHGPTFDEWKEQLERVSGGSLTEVHSVYGFGPATYLALPSGKAVGFIFSMSHSYCDTCNRVRLTSDGQMRLCLLRDDEADLVSLVRNGASEEALAKHIERALQRKQERHDGIGMEQPERPMWRIGG, encoded by the coding sequence ATGAAAGACGCATGGGGTCGTACAATTGAATATGTACGTCTGTCGCTGACAGATGCGTGTAATTTTTGTTGTCCCTACTGCCGGCCTGCAGAAATTACGCCTCAAAGTCAAACGCAACTATTGTCTGTTGATGAATGGATGACCATTTTAGGAGCTTTCCATCATATTGGTGTGAAGGCAGTACGCCTCACAGGTGGTGAGCCTTTGCTCTATCCACATATTGAAGAACTACTAGGTCGCATTAAAGAATCAGGTTGGTTTGAAGATATCTCTATGACTACCAATGGCAGTTTATTAGCTTCACGAGCGCAACGGTTAAAAAAATTTGGCTTGAATCGTGTGAATATTAGTTTGGACTCTCTTGAAACTGAAGCTTTTGCTACCTGTGTTGGTAAAACGGGACAGTTGGAGTCTGTTCTCGACGGTATACGTAGTGCTATTAATGCTAACTTTAAATCCGTTAAGATTAATACCGTTTTATCTCGTTATTGGTCCGATGATGAAGTTAAATCTTTATTACAATATGTTGAAAAATGGCCTGTTGTTTGGCGGTTTATTGAATACATGCCGTTCCAAGGTGATGCCTTTCATGGGCCTACCTTTGATGAATGGAAGGAACAATTAGAACGCGTTAGTGGCGGATCTCTCACAGAGGTTCATTCTGTTTATGGCTTTGGTCCAGCTACATATTTGGCACTGCCTAGTGGTAAGGCCGTGGGCTTTATTTTTTCTATGTCTCATAGCTATTGTGATACATGCAATCGTGTGCGCCTTACATCTGATGGTCAAATGCGATTGTGCTTGTTGCGAGATGATGAGGCTGACCTTGTATCGCTCGTGCGCAATGGTGCCTCAGAAGAGGCTTTAGCCAAGCATATCGAACGTGCTTTGCAACGAAAACAAGAACGACATGATGGTATAGGCATGGAGCAACCAGAACGACCAATGTGGCGAATCGGAGGGTAG
- a CDS encoding 2-hydroxyacid dehydrogenase: MEKKPLVVVNGLVRKDAIAYLKEHVDVRQWTEKTVMPREVLKEWLIDADGLWCVRPLDVDGDLVKNAPNLKVIAQAAVGYDNVNIDELTVAGIPYGNTPGVLNETVAELAFTLIATASRRIIENANFVKDGRWAQRPSNIKGFDLSRRTLGIIGMGAIGVSISRRARAFGMTVVYHNRNQRLDDKIHKTTYMELDDLLAISDVVCVMAPLTDETYHMCDEAFFKKMKNTALFVNVGRGPIVDTDALINALKTGEIDYAALDVTDPEPLPADHPLLDVENCLIVPHIGSYTDRTRYDMSILTADNIIAGVHKKPLKTCVNEEVNYKKPQMDVESALEELKKAGVDLTDFD; encoded by the coding sequence ATGGAAAAGAAACCTCTAGTAGTAGTAAATGGACTGGTTCGCAAAGATGCGATTGCATATTTAAAAGAGCATGTAGATGTGCGCCAATGGACTGAAAAAACAGTGATGCCTCGTGAGGTACTGAAGGAATGGCTCATTGATGCGGATGGTTTGTGGTGTGTACGACCTTTAGATGTAGATGGTGATCTTGTAAAGAATGCGCCAAATTTAAAGGTTATAGCACAAGCGGCCGTAGGTTATGATAATGTAAATATTGATGAACTAACAGTGGCAGGTATTCCTTATGGCAATACGCCAGGTGTTCTCAATGAAACGGTAGCAGAACTTGCATTTACGTTGATTGCCACGGCTAGTCGTCGTATTATAGAAAATGCTAACTTTGTAAAAGACGGTCGTTGGGCTCAAAGACCTTCTAATATTAAAGGTTTTGATTTAAGTCGTCGCACTCTTGGTATCATTGGCATGGGGGCTATCGGCGTATCCATTTCTCGACGTGCCCGTGCGTTTGGTATGACTGTTGTGTATCATAATCGTAATCAACGTTTGGATGATAAGATTCATAAGACTACTTATATGGAGTTAGATGATTTATTAGCCATTAGTGATGTAGTATGCGTTATGGCTCCATTGACAGATGAAACATATCATATGTGTGATGAAGCGTTTTTCAAGAAGATGAAGAATACAGCTTTATTTGTTAATGTTGGTCGTGGACCTATCGTAGATACTGATGCACTTATCAATGCTCTTAAAACGGGTGAAATCGATTATGCTGCCCTCGATGTAACGGATCCAGAACCATTACCAGCGGATCATCCATTGTTAGATGTAGAAAACTGCCTTATTGTACCGCATATTGGCTCTTACACAGATAGAACTCGTTATGACATGTCTATTTTGACAGCGGATAATATTATTGCCGGCGTTCATAAGAAACCTTTAAAAACATGTGTAAATGAAGAAGTAAATTATAAGAAACCTCAAATGGATGTAGAGTCTGCGCTAGAAGAGCTTAAAAAGGCTGGCGTTGATTTAACTGATTTCGACTAA